The DNA sequence AGACGGCCGGTGCGGTCCGGGTCTTCGGTCACGACCTCGACCGCGAATTGCAGGAGGTCAAGCGCAGCATCGGCGTGGTGCCACAGGAGTTCAATTTCAACACCTTCGAGCCAGTGGGCGAGATCGTGGTGAACCAGGCCGGGTACTACGGGATCGCCCGCGGCGAGGCCTGGCGGCGGGCGCAGCACTACCTGGGCGAACTCGGCCTCTGGGACAAGCGCCGCGACATGGCGCGGACGTTATCCGGGGGAATGAAGCGGCGGCTGATGATCGCGCGCGCGCTGGTACACGAACCCCGGCTGCTGATCCTGGACGAGCCGACGGCGGGTGTCGACATCGAACTGCGGCGTTCGATGTGGGAGTTTCTGCAGGACGTGAACCGTGACGGGCGCAGCATCATCCTGACGACCCATTACCTGGAAGAGGCGGAACGCCTGTGCCGCAGCATCGCGATCATCGACCATGGACGCATCGTCGAGAACACGACCATGAAGGCGCTGCTTGCACAACTGGATACCGAGACCGTGATTCTCGATCTGCAAGCCCCCGCCGAGCGTCTGCCCAAGCATTCGGGGATTGTGCTGCGCGCGATCGACGCCTTGACGCTGGAGGCCGACATCCATCGCGGAGAAAGCCTGAATAATCTATTCCAATTGCTTGACCAAGAAGGAATCCAGGTGCAAAGCATGCGCAACAAGTCCAACCGCCTCGAGGAATTGTTCATTCGCATGAC is a window from the Thioalkalivibrio paradoxus ARh 1 genome containing:
- a CDS encoding ABC transporter ATP-binding protein, which produces MTAALEIRGLHKTYRNGFEALKGIDLTVAPGSFFALLGPNGAGKSTTIGIITSLINKTAGAVRVFGHDLDRELQEVKRSIGVVPQEFNFNTFEPVGEIVVNQAGYYGIARGEAWRRAQHYLGELGLWDKRRDMARTLSGGMKRRLMIARALVHEPRLLILDEPTAGVDIELRRSMWEFLQDVNRDGRSIILTTHYLEEAERLCRSIAIIDHGRIVENTTMKALLAQLDTETVILDLQAPAERLPKHSGIVLRAIDALTLEADIHRGESLNNLFQLLDQEGIQVQSMRNKSNRLEELFIRMTQAGNGQLRDLGGSTR